A region from the Streptosporangium sp. NBC_01756 genome encodes:
- a CDS encoding class I SAM-dependent methyltransferase, with protein sequence MLPIPAEELNGAGTLGPYWTFYRAVAAEQLSRWLPESPSTVLDLSGGRGSWSIQAAGAGHRVLEVVDFRRTVEGRPLPRDTSKVRQVRADDLRFLPDRSVDAVLAEERAMSVELMAESAIGDVARVLRPGGRALVCVDSLVLGMAILAEQNYWAHLRQTGEVMLVPWPDGSITRCFSSGQLRDLLTEAGLEVEWIRPRTVLSPSTVDHVLASDSRALTWLVNTELEAHTGDDDTVGIHLVASARRR encoded by the coding sequence GTGCTGCCCATCCCGGCCGAAGAGCTGAACGGCGCAGGAACTCTCGGGCCGTACTGGACCTTTTATCGCGCGGTCGCGGCCGAGCAGCTGAGCCGATGGCTGCCGGAGAGCCCTTCCACCGTCCTGGACCTGTCCGGCGGCAGGGGCAGCTGGTCGATCCAGGCCGCCGGAGCGGGGCACCGGGTGCTGGAGGTGGTCGACTTCCGCCGTACCGTGGAAGGCCGGCCGCTGCCGCGCGACACCTCGAAGGTCCGCCAGGTCCGTGCCGACGATCTGCGTTTCCTCCCTGACCGCAGCGTCGACGCCGTGCTCGCCGAGGAGCGCGCGATGTCGGTGGAACTCATGGCCGAGTCCGCGATCGGCGACGTCGCCCGGGTGCTCCGCCCGGGTGGGCGGGCGCTGGTCTGCGTCGACTCCCTGGTGCTGGGGATGGCGATCCTCGCCGAGCAGAACTACTGGGCCCATCTGCGCCAGACCGGCGAGGTCATGCTCGTGCCCTGGCCGGACGGGAGCATCACCCGGTGCTTCAGCAGCGGTCAGCTCCGCGACCTGCTCACCGAGGCCGGCCTGGAGGTCGAGTGGATACGGCCCCGCACGGTGCTGTCGCCCTCCACGGTCGATCACGTGCTGGCCTCCGACTCGCGCGCGCTCACCTGGCTGGTCAACACCGAACTGGAGGCCCACACCGGCGACGACGACACCGTGGGCATCCACCTGGTCGCGAGCGCCCGCCGCCGCTGA
- a CDS encoding TraR/DksA family transcriptional regulator yields the protein MNPTTARVRLENMLAEIDRSIGVLRGDPQAVQDRSAADAGSVLTDADRNRAVLEAAARHRRSVIEALRRLDDGLYGLCADCEGPVPEGRLEARPDAVRCVQCQSKRERRH from the coding sequence GTGAACCCCACGACCGCGCGTGTGCGCCTGGAGAACATGCTGGCCGAGATCGACCGGTCCATCGGTGTCCTTCGAGGAGATCCCCAGGCGGTGCAGGACCGATCCGCGGCGGACGCCGGATCGGTCCTGACGGACGCGGACCGCAACCGGGCCGTGCTGGAGGCGGCGGCCCGGCACCGCCGCTCGGTGATCGAGGCCCTCCGCCGGCTGGACGACGGGCTCTACGGCCTCTGCGCCGACTGCGAAGGCCCCGTGCCGGAGGGCAGGCTGGAAGCGCGCCCCGATGCCGTCCGCTGCGTGCAGTGCCAGTCGAAGCGCGAGCGCCGACACTGA
- a CDS encoding SOS response-associated peptidase gives MLLEEFEVEVDGAAEEELGPDYNVAPTKPVYAVMSRVPKSNPEGRAVRQLQVLRWGLVPSWAKDPSIGSKMINARVETVAEKPSYRKAFAERRCLLPADGYFEWAVQEAAGTGKKPKKQPYFIQPADGGVMAMAGLYEFWRDRGRPDDDPLAWLVTCAVITTSALDEAGKVHDRMPMLIERDRWAEWLDPGVPDAHGFLVPAGATGLTAYPVSTAVNSVRNNGPELVEPMKEGEGDEPALF, from the coding sequence GTGTTGCTTGAGGAGTTCGAGGTCGAGGTCGACGGGGCCGCCGAGGAGGAGCTCGGGCCCGACTACAACGTCGCCCCGACCAAACCGGTCTACGCGGTGATGAGCCGGGTGCCGAAGTCCAACCCGGAGGGCCGGGCGGTCCGGCAGCTCCAGGTGCTCCGCTGGGGCCTGGTGCCCTCCTGGGCGAAGGACCCGTCCATCGGCTCGAAGATGATCAACGCGCGGGTGGAGACGGTGGCGGAGAAGCCGTCCTACCGCAAGGCGTTCGCCGAGCGCCGGTGCCTGCTGCCCGCGGACGGCTACTTCGAGTGGGCCGTGCAGGAGGCTGCCGGGACGGGAAAGAAGCCGAAGAAGCAGCCCTACTTCATCCAGCCGGCCGACGGCGGCGTCATGGCCATGGCGGGGCTGTACGAATTCTGGCGTGACCGGGGCCGTCCCGACGACGACCCGCTCGCATGGCTGGTGACCTGTGCGGTCATCACCACCTCCGCCCTGGACGAGGCCGGGAAGGTCCACGACCGGATGCCGATGCTGATCGAGCGGGACCGCTGGGCGGAGTGGCTCGACCCCGGGGTCCCCGACGCGCACGGCTTCCTCGTCCCCGCCGGCGCCACCGGGCTGACGGCGTATCCGGTCTCCACCGCGGTGAACTCGGTGCGCAACAACGGCCCGGAGCTCGTCGAGCCGATGAAGGAGGGGGAAGGTGACGAACCGGCCCTCTTCTGA
- the aroA gene encoding 3-phosphoshikimate 1-carboxyvinyltransferase produces the protein MSAPLWPAPTVTDPVRASVLLPGSKSVTNRALLLAALADGPGTVRRALRSRDADLMVEALRALGATMVPSNESASGVDWAITPGPVTGGTRIDVGLAGTVMRFVPPMAALSDGAVSFDGDPHARKRPMGTILGALRDLGAEVSGDALPFTVRGPLTGGEVTLDASGSSQFLSGLLLTAARFEKGVTVRHVGPPIPSQPHIRMTVQMLRAFGVQVDDTEPDVWRVEPGPIHAGDFTVEPDLSNAAPFLSAAMVTGGTVTVPGWPAETTQPGDRLRHLLADMGASVRSTPAGLAVTGTGRITGIEADLRDVAELTPTIAALAALADSPSRIGGVAHIRGHETDRLAALVAEINGLGGDANETEDGLEIRPRPLTGGVFHTYDDHRMATAGAVIGLAVPGVEVENIATTGKTLPEFASMWADMLDGAR, from the coding sequence ATGTCCGCTCCGCTGTGGCCCGCACCGACCGTGACCGACCCCGTCCGTGCGTCCGTTCTCCTGCCCGGCTCGAAGTCCGTGACCAACCGCGCACTGCTGCTCGCCGCCCTGGCCGACGGCCCCGGCACCGTACGGCGGGCGCTGCGCAGCCGGGACGCCGACCTGATGGTCGAGGCGCTGCGGGCGCTGGGCGCCACGATGGTCCCCTCGAACGAGAGCGCCTCCGGCGTCGACTGGGCGATCACGCCCGGCCCGGTCACCGGCGGGACGCGGATCGACGTGGGGCTCGCGGGCACGGTGATGCGGTTCGTGCCGCCGATGGCGGCGCTGAGCGACGGCGCGGTGTCCTTCGACGGCGATCCGCACGCGCGCAAGCGCCCGATGGGCACGATCCTGGGCGCGCTGCGCGACCTCGGCGCCGAGGTCTCGGGCGACGCGCTGCCGTTCACCGTCCGGGGCCCGCTGACCGGCGGAGAGGTCACGCTCGACGCCTCCGGATCCTCCCAGTTCCTCTCCGGCCTGCTGCTGACCGCGGCCCGGTTCGAGAAAGGGGTGACGGTACGGCACGTCGGCCCGCCGATCCCGTCGCAGCCGCACATCCGGATGACCGTTCAGATGCTGCGCGCGTTCGGCGTCCAGGTCGACGACACGGAGCCCGACGTCTGGCGGGTCGAGCCCGGCCCGATCCACGCCGGCGACTTCACCGTCGAGCCCGACCTGTCCAACGCGGCGCCGTTCCTCTCCGCCGCGATGGTCACCGGCGGCACGGTCACCGTCCCCGGCTGGCCCGCGGAGACGACCCAGCCGGGCGACCGGCTCCGGCACCTGCTCGCGGACATGGGTGCCTCCGTCCGGAGCACGCCGGCCGGGCTGGCGGTCACCGGGACGGGACGCATCACCGGCATCGAGGCGGACCTGCGCGACGTCGCCGAACTGACTCCGACGATCGCCGCCCTCGCCGCCCTGGCCGACTCCCCCAGCCGGATCGGCGGCGTCGCCCACATCCGCGGGCACGAGACCGACCGGCTGGCCGCGCTGGTCGCCGAGATCAACGGCCTCGGCGGCGACGCGAACGAGACCGAGGACGGCCTGGAGATCCGGCCGCGCCCGCTCACCGGCGGGGTGTTCCACACCTACGACGACCACCGGATGGCCACCGCCGGCGCGGTGATCGGCCTCGCCGTTCCGGGGGTCGAGGTGGAGAACATCGCCACCACGGGTAAGACTCTTCCCGAGTTCGCCTCCATGTGGGCGGACATGCTGGATGGCGCACGGTGA
- the rsgA gene encoding ribosome small subunit-dependent GTPase A, translating to MRKREYDEDDVRVRPGKGSRPRTRIRPAHENAVQGFVVAVDRGRYTCLVESTGEKGRRRKKDQLEGATMSGRVVVAMKARELGRKGIVVGDRVALVGDVSGASDTLARVVRVEPRTSMLRRSADDTDNTDGIERPVVANADQLVIVTALADPPPRPRMIDRMLVAAFDADIEPVLCLTKSDLASPEELLSLYRPLGVPYVVLQKGGTLEEVRECLSGKISVLVGHSGVGKSTLVNALVPDANRAVSHVNAVTGRGRHTSTSAVALELPEGGWIIDTPGVRSFGLAHVSVETVLAGFPDLIEGTVGCPKGCSHLSEECALDAWVTAGHADPVRLVSLRRLLASRDGAPEEGRESAPEG from the coding sequence CTGAGAAAGCGCGAATACGACGAAGACGACGTCAGGGTCAGGCCGGGGAAGGGTTCCCGGCCCCGGACCCGTATCCGTCCCGCCCACGAGAACGCGGTCCAGGGGTTCGTGGTGGCGGTCGACCGGGGCCGCTACACATGCCTGGTGGAGTCGACGGGGGAGAAGGGCCGCCGCCGTAAGAAGGACCAGCTGGAGGGCGCCACGATGAGCGGCCGGGTCGTGGTGGCCATGAAGGCCCGCGAGCTGGGCCGCAAGGGGATCGTGGTGGGCGACCGGGTGGCCCTGGTGGGCGACGTGTCCGGCGCGTCCGACACGCTGGCCCGGGTCGTCCGGGTGGAGCCCCGCACCTCGATGCTCCGCCGTTCCGCGGACGACACCGACAACACCGACGGCATCGAACGGCCCGTGGTCGCCAACGCCGACCAGCTCGTGATCGTGACGGCCCTGGCCGATCCGCCACCGCGTCCTCGCATGATCGACCGGATGCTGGTGGCCGCCTTCGACGCCGACATCGAGCCGGTGCTCTGCCTCACCAAGTCCGACCTCGCCTCACCCGAGGAACTGCTCTCCCTCTACCGGCCCCTCGGCGTGCCGTACGTCGTGCTCCAGAAGGGCGGCACTCTGGAGGAGGTCAGGGAGTGCCTGAGCGGCAAGATCAGCGTGCTGGTCGGCCACTCGGGCGTGGGCAAGTCCACCCTGGTCAACGCCCTGGTCCCGGACGCCAACCGGGCCGTCTCCCATGTCAACGCGGTGACCGGGCGGGGCCGTCACACGTCCACCTCGGCCGTGGCGCTGGAGCTTCCCGAGGGCGGCTGGATCATCGACACCCCGGGTGTGCGCAGTTTCGGCCTGGCACACGTCTCGGTGGAGACCGTCCTGGCCGGCTTCCCCGACCTGATCGAGGGCACGGTCGGCTGTCCCAAGGGCTGCAGCCATCTCAGCGAGGAGTGCGCCCTGGACGCCTGGGTGACGGCCGGCCACGCCGACCCTGTCAGGCTCGTCTCCCTGCGCCGCCTGCTCGCAAGCCGCGACGGCGCCCCCGAGGAAGGCCGCGAGAGCGCCCCCGAAGGCTGA
- a CDS encoding DUF4442 domain-containing protein — MTSDVGAFMLKSVPFARTLDISFDKVEPGFAVARMPDRADLHNHVGGPHAGALFSLAESASGAAMLSAFGDQLSRATPLAAGAAIRYVKLAMGEVVAEARLAASREEVVAKLDAGERPEFEVAVDIRTVDGTLVSEMTVAWTLRPNRPAAPA, encoded by the coding sequence ATGACTTCTGATGTGGGTGCCTTCATGCTGAAGAGCGTTCCTTTCGCGCGGACGCTGGACATCTCCTTCGACAAGGTGGAGCCGGGGTTCGCGGTGGCGCGCATGCCCGACCGCGCCGACCTGCACAACCACGTGGGCGGCCCGCACGCGGGGGCCCTGTTCAGCCTCGCCGAGTCCGCCTCGGGCGCCGCGATGCTGTCGGCCTTCGGCGATCAGCTGTCCCGGGCGACCCCGCTGGCCGCCGGCGCGGCGATCCGCTACGTGAAGCTCGCGATGGGCGAGGTCGTCGCCGAGGCCCGGCTGGCGGCCTCCCGTGAGGAGGTCGTGGCCAAGCTGGACGCCGGGGAGCGCCCCGAGTTCGAGGTCGCCGTCGACATCAGGACCGTCGACGGCACGCTGGTCTCCGAGATGACCGTCGCCTGGACCCTGCGGCCCAACCGCCCTGCGGCCCCGGCGTGA
- the hisN gene encoding histidinol-phosphatase, with protein MTGYNDDLRLAHIMADAADDLTMRRFKAADLRVDTKPDLTPVSDADRAVEESIRGTLSRARPRDAVIGEEFGKSGYGARSWVIDPIDGTKNYVRGVPVWATLIALMDQGRVVVGLVSAPALGRRWWAARDTGAWTGRSLAKATRCQVSSVSRLEDASFSYSSFGGWEDAGKLDEFLDLNRSVWRSRAYGDFWSHMLVAEGSVDLSAEPELSPWDVAALTVIVEEAGGIWTDLSGVPDLDGGSLVCTNGSLHGEVLKRLGGGPLTLPV; from the coding sequence GTGACGGGTTACAACGACGACCTGCGTCTCGCGCACATCATGGCCGACGCCGCCGACGATCTGACCATGCGCCGGTTCAAGGCCGCCGACCTCCGGGTCGACACCAAACCGGACCTCACCCCGGTGAGCGACGCCGACCGGGCGGTCGAGGAGTCGATCCGGGGCACCCTCAGCCGGGCCCGCCCCCGGGACGCGGTGATCGGGGAGGAGTTCGGCAAGTCCGGCTACGGCGCGCGCTCATGGGTGATCGACCCGATCGACGGCACCAAGAACTACGTACGCGGCGTCCCCGTCTGGGCCACACTCATCGCGCTGATGGACCAGGGCCGGGTCGTCGTCGGCCTGGTCTCGGCACCGGCACTCGGCCGCCGCTGGTGGGCCGCCCGTGACACCGGCGCCTGGACCGGCAGGAGCCTGGCCAAGGCCACCCGATGCCAGGTCTCCTCCGTCAGCCGACTGGAAGACGCCTCGTTCTCCTACTCCAGCTTCGGCGGCTGGGAAGACGCCGGGAAGCTCGACGAGTTCCTCGACCTGAACCGGTCGGTCTGGCGCAGCCGCGCCTACGGCGACTTCTGGTCGCACATGCTGGTCGCCGAAGGCTCGGTCGACCTGTCGGCCGAGCCCGAGCTCTCCCCCTGGGACGTCGCGGCGCTGACCGTGATCGTCGAGGAGGCGGGCGGCATCTGGACCGACCTGTCCGGGGTGCCCGACCTCGACGGGGGCAGCCTGGTGTGCACCAACGGCTCCCTGCACGGCGAGGTCCTCAAGCGGCTCGGCGGAGGCCCGCTCACCCTTCCGGTCTAG
- the pstS gene encoding phosphate ABC transporter substrate-binding protein PstS, translated as MKYAGRLAAVTLVGALSLAACGTDDNSATTDATSASAAAPSAGSDAGLSGTINAAGSSAQANAIDEWKKSFQQANSGVSVNYQPSGSGAGVQAFIQGTVAFAGSDSALKDDKGEPAQADARCKTGKAINIPMVTGPVAVVYNLPGVEGLQLSPKTIGGIFDSKITKWDDAAIKADNPDAKLPSTPIQAFHRSDESGTSDNFTKFLSKTADWAYEPAKAWPAEAKGQGAKGSDGIAQSVKSVPGAISYVELSYAENSSLTKAKVANGSGEFVELTPESAAKTVEAAEVTGQGNDLKLDIDYATKAAGAYPIVLVTYEITCEKGLAPADAKLVKSFLTYTASDEGQQALTGLGYAPLPATVLAKVRTAVEAIS; from the coding sequence GTGAAGTATGCAGGCCGGCTCGCCGCGGTCACCCTCGTCGGCGCGCTTTCGCTCGCTGCGTGCGGCACCGATGACAACAGCGCCACCACCGACGCCACCTCGGCCTCGGCTGCGGCGCCTTCCGCCGGATCGGACGCCGGTCTCAGCGGCACGATCAACGCTGCGGGCTCCTCGGCGCAGGCGAACGCCATCGACGAGTGGAAGAAGAGCTTTCAGCAGGCCAACTCGGGCGTGAGCGTCAACTACCAGCCCAGCGGTTCCGGCGCGGGTGTCCAGGCGTTCATCCAGGGAACGGTCGCCTTCGCGGGATCCGACTCGGCGCTCAAGGACGACAAGGGTGAGCCCGCCCAGGCGGACGCCCGCTGCAAGACCGGTAAGGCCATCAACATCCCGATGGTGACCGGCCCCGTGGCCGTCGTCTACAACCTCCCCGGCGTCGAGGGGCTGCAGCTCTCCCCCAAGACCATCGGCGGCATCTTCGACAGCAAGATCACCAAGTGGGACGACGCGGCCATCAAGGCCGACAACCCGGACGCCAAGCTCCCCTCGACCCCGATCCAGGCGTTCCACCGCTCGGACGAGTCAGGCACCAGCGACAACTTCACCAAGTTCCTGTCCAAGACCGCCGACTGGGCCTACGAGCCCGCCAAGGCATGGCCGGCCGAGGCCAAGGGCCAGGGCGCCAAGGGCTCCGACGGCATCGCGCAGTCCGTCAAGAGCGTCCCCGGCGCGATCAGCTACGTCGAGCTCTCCTACGCCGAGAACTCCAGCCTGACCAAGGCCAAGGTCGCCAACGGCTCCGGCGAGTTCGTGGAGCTGACCCCGGAGAGCGCGGCCAAGACGGTCGAGGCCGCCGAGGTCACGGGGCAGGGCAACGACCTCAAGCTGGACATCGACTACGCCACCAAGGCCGCCGGCGCCTACCCCATCGTCCTGGTGACCTACGAGATCACCTGCGAGAAGGGCCTGGCTCCCGCGGACGCCAAGCTGGTGAAGTCCTTCCTCACCTACACCGCCAGCGACGAAGGCCAGCAGGCGCTGACCGGCCTGGGCTACGCCCCGCTGCCGGCGACGGTGCTGGCCAAGGTCCGGACCGCCGTCGAAGCGATCTCCTGA
- the pstC gene encoding phosphate ABC transporter permease subunit PstC, whose translation MATPVRTRDGGSALSRSASRRSRGEVPFRYASTAAGILLLAIMAAIAVFLVVEAVPALQANKGSFFTTRTWEPNGSQAFGIGALAFGTVISALLALIMAVPVAVGVALFISHYAPRRLAGVLGYVIDLLAAVPSVVYGLWGVVFLVPFMQGPSEFLNEYLGFIPLFGGDIVTGRSMLTASIVLAVMILPIIAAISREVFLQVPRAHEEAALALGATRWEVIRTAVLPFGRPGVISASMLGLGRAMGETIAVALIFPATFGISLQILTPQGNSIAANIANGFGEATPIGRGALIASGLVLFVITLLVNMGARLIVARRKEFSGAAA comes from the coding sequence ATGGCGACTCCCGTCCGTACCCGTGACGGCGGATCGGCTCTCAGCCGGTCCGCCTCTCGGCGCAGCCGAGGTGAAGTCCCCTTCCGCTACGCCTCCACAGCCGCCGGGATCCTCCTTTTGGCGATCATGGCGGCCATCGCGGTCTTCCTGGTCGTCGAAGCCGTCCCGGCCCTGCAGGCCAACAAGGGGAGCTTCTTCACCACCCGCACCTGGGAGCCGAACGGCAGCCAGGCCTTCGGCATCGGGGCCCTGGCGTTCGGCACCGTGATCAGTGCGCTCCTCGCACTGATCATGGCGGTGCCGGTGGCCGTCGGGGTGGCGCTCTTCATCTCCCACTACGCGCCCCGGCGCCTGGCCGGAGTCCTGGGATACGTCATCGATCTGCTGGCCGCCGTCCCCAGCGTCGTCTACGGCCTGTGGGGTGTCGTCTTCCTCGTCCCGTTCATGCAGGGGCCTTCGGAGTTCCTCAACGAATACCTGGGCTTCATCCCCCTCTTCGGCGGGGACATCGTCACGGGCCGCTCCATGCTGACGGCCTCGATCGTGCTCGCGGTCATGATCCTGCCGATCATCGCGGCGATCTCCCGCGAAGTGTTCCTCCAGGTGCCCCGGGCACACGAGGAGGCGGCCCTGGCCCTCGGCGCGACCCGCTGGGAAGTGATCAGGACGGCGGTCCTGCCGTTCGGCCGTCCCGGCGTCATCAGCGCCTCCATGCTCGGCCTCGGCCGGGCCATGGGGGAGACCATCGCCGTCGCCCTCATCTTCCCGGCGACGTTCGGCATCAGCCTCCAGATCCTCACCCCCCAGGGCAACAGCATCGCCGCCAACATCGCCAACGGGTTCGGCGAGGCCACCCCCATCGGGCGCGGCGCGCTGATCGCTTCGGGTCTCGTGCTGTTCGTCATCACCCTGCTCGTGAACATGGGCGCCCGTCTCATCGTCGCCCGCCGCAAGGAGTTCTCCGGAGCCGCCGCATGA
- the pstA gene encoding phosphate ABC transporter permease PstA: MTAIQRISAGRRFKDRLVQSLVYLSFAIAVVPLVAVLWMVLKNGLARLDLEFLTHSMRNVGARDATGGAYHAILGTLEQVLLASLISIPIGLLTAIYLVEYGQGGRLGRAISFFVDVMTGIPSVVAGLFVLAFWILALGMPFSGFAGALALSILMMPTVVRSAEEMLRLVPNDLREASYALGVPKWRTITRVVLPTSFTGIATGVMLAIARVTGETAPLLLTVFFTDSINSDPFNGPQMGLPLYVFDQAARPTDTAIDRAWAGALTLILIVMLLNLAARLIGWWRSPARNR; encoded by the coding sequence ATGACCGCGATCCAGCGCATCTCCGCCGGCCGGCGGTTCAAGGACCGGCTCGTCCAGTCGCTCGTCTACCTGTCGTTCGCCATCGCCGTGGTGCCACTGGTCGCGGTCCTCTGGATGGTGCTCAAGAACGGACTCGCGCGACTCGACCTGGAGTTTTTGACGCACTCCATGCGCAACGTCGGTGCCAGGGACGCGACCGGCGGCGCCTACCACGCCATCCTCGGCACCCTGGAGCAGGTCCTGCTGGCCTCGCTCATCTCGATCCCCATCGGTCTGCTCACCGCGATCTACCTCGTGGAGTACGGCCAGGGCGGTCGGCTGGGCCGCGCCATCAGCTTCTTCGTGGACGTCATGACCGGCATCCCCTCGGTCGTCGCCGGCCTGTTCGTCCTCGCCTTCTGGATCCTGGCGCTGGGCATGCCGTTCTCCGGTTTCGCCGGTGCCCTGGCGCTGTCGATCCTGATGATGCCGACGGTGGTCCGCTCCGCCGAGGAGATGCTCCGCCTGGTCCCGAACGACCTGCGGGAGGCCTCCTACGCGCTGGGCGTGCCGAAGTGGCGGACCATCACCAGGGTCGTCCTGCCGACCTCCTTCACCGGCATCGCGACCGGCGTCATGCTCGCCATCGCGCGTGTCACCGGAGAGACGGCTCCGCTCCTGCTCACGGTCTTCTTCACCGACTCCATCAACAGCGACCCCTTCAACGGGCCGCAGATGGGGTTGCCGCTCTACGTCTTCGACCAGGCAGCCCGTCCGACGGACACCGCCATCGACCGCGCGTGGGCCGGAGCGCTCACGCTCATTCTGATCGTCATGCTGCTCAACCTGGCGGCGCGCCTCATCGGCTGGTGGCGCTCACCTGCCAGGAACCGATAG
- the pstB gene encoding phosphate ABC transporter ATP-binding protein PstB: MSQQIQVSGLDAYYGKHKAIEDISMTIEPQSITAFIGPSGCGKSTFLRTLNRMHEVIPGARVEGKVLLDGEDLYAADVEPVSVRRMIGMVFQRPNPFPTMSIYENVAAGLRLNGRHSKSTVDGIVEESLKGSNLWNEVKDRLNRPGAGLSGGQQQRLCIARAIAVKPEVLLMDEPCSALDPISTLAIEDLMAELKSRFTIIIVTHNMQQAARVSDRTAFFNLAGQGQPGRVIEMDDTSRIFTNPSQQATEDYITGRFG, encoded by the coding sequence ATGAGCCAGCAGATCCAGGTCTCCGGCCTCGACGCGTACTACGGAAAACACAAGGCCATCGAGGACATCTCGATGACGATCGAGCCGCAGTCGATCACCGCCTTCATCGGTCCCTCCGGATGCGGTAAGTCGACCTTCCTCCGGACCCTGAACCGCATGCACGAGGTCATCCCCGGCGCACGCGTGGAGGGGAAGGTCCTGCTCGACGGCGAGGACCTGTACGCCGCCGACGTCGAGCCGGTGTCGGTACGCCGGATGATCGGCATGGTCTTCCAGCGCCCCAACCCGTTCCCCACGATGTCGATCTACGAGAACGTGGCGGCCGGCCTCCGCCTCAACGGCAGGCACTCCAAATCCACGGTCGACGGCATCGTCGAGGAGTCACTGAAGGGTTCCAACCTCTGGAACGAGGTCAAGGACCGTCTCAACAGGCCCGGTGCCGGCCTCTCCGGTGGCCAGCAGCAGCGTCTGTGCATCGCCAGGGCCATCGCGGTCAAGCCTGAGGTCCTCCTGATGGACGAGCCGTGCTCCGCCCTGGACCCCATCTCCACCCTGGCCATCGAGGATCTGATGGCCGAACTGAAGAGCCGGTTCACGATCATCATCGTGACGCACAACATGCAGCAGGCCGCACGGGTGAGCGACCGCACCGCCTTCTTCAACCTGGCGGGACAGGGTCAGCCGGGCCGCGTCATCGAGATGGACGACACCTCGCGCATCTTCACCAACCCCAGCCAGCAGGCGACCGAGGACTACATCACCGGCCGCTTCGGATAA